A single window of Granulicella sibirica DNA harbors:
- a CDS encoding DUF418 domain-containing protein — MDVLRGIALLGILIANVSDFGLPGWDYLVPLSASKPVFTGPHAAANTAMWFARWLIMEGKMRALFSLLFGAGVILLTGRIEQRQGQGRAADIYLRRNMWLVLFGVMHGYFLYHGDILYFYGLIALLFLYPCRNLQPRTLAVCGACLLALCMCVNPIASGTAIRDIGLHHRVSSWRCKKLQEHLALRKYQHLRLVSA, encoded by the coding sequence ATGGACGTACTGCGCGGCATCGCTCTGCTGGGCATCCTCATCGCCAATGTCTCCGACTTTGGTCTGCCGGGCTGGGACTATCTCGTGCCGCTTAGTGCGTCCAAGCCTGTCTTCACTGGTCCGCACGCCGCCGCGAACACGGCTATGTGGTTCGCGCGCTGGCTGATCATGGAAGGCAAAATGCGCGCGCTGTTCTCCTTGCTATTCGGCGCAGGTGTCATCCTGCTTACCGGGCGCATAGAGCAACGCCAAGGACAAGGGAGGGCAGCCGATATTTATCTTCGACGCAACATGTGGCTGGTCCTGTTCGGCGTCATGCACGGCTATTTTCTTTACCATGGCGACATCCTATATTTTTACGGACTCATAGCGCTTCTCTTCCTTTATCCTTGCCGAAATCTCCAGCCGCGGACGTTGGCCGTCTGTGGCGCATGCCTGTTGGCGTTGTGCATGTGCGTCAACCCTATTGCTAGTGGGACAGCGATCCGAGATATCGGGCTGCATCACCGAGTGTCTTCCTGGCGATGTAAAAAACTTCAGGAACACCTTGCGCTTAGAAAATATCAGCATTTAAGGCTCGTCTCAGCATAG